Proteins from a single region of Carassius carassius chromosome 37, fCarCar2.1, whole genome shotgun sequence:
- the LOC132117855 gene encoding sodium/hydrogen exchanger 8-like — protein MIRHTVKAMRTLTVIELSVMYRIRILLMDSCSGICIILVHLLIKFKLHFLPESVAVVSLGILMGAFIKIIESQQLANWKEEEMFRPNMFFLLLLPPIIFESGYSLHKGNFFQNIGSITLFAVFGTAISAFIVGGGIYFLGQADVIYKMTMTDSFAFGSLISAVDPVATIAIFNALNVDPVLNMLVFGESILNDAVSIVLTNPTFEAEIMSGLSLDLE, from the exons ATGATCAGACACACAGTAAAAGCGATGAGAACTCTGACAGTAATAGAGCTGTCAGTGATGTATAGGATCAGAATACTGCTGATGGACAGCTGTTCAG GTATCTGTATTATATTGGTGCACCTGCTGATCAAATTCAAGCTTCACTTTTTGCCTGAGAGTGTGGCTGTGGTTTCGCTGG GAATTCTGATGGGCGCGTTCATCAAGATCATCGAGTCACAGCAGTTGGCCAACTGGAAG gAAGAAGAGATGTTTCGTCCCAATATGTTTTTCCTATTACTTTTACCGCCAATCATTTTTGAGTCTGGATACTCATTACATAAG GGTAATTTCTTCCAAAACATAGGCTCAATCACATTATTTGCCGTTTTTGGAACAGCGATCTCAGCCTTCATCGTGGGAGGAGGAATCTATTTCCTGGGACAG GCTGATGTTATTTACAAGATGACAATGACTGACAG ttttgCCTTTGGGTCTCTGATCTCCGCCGTGGATCCAGTCGCCACTATCGCCATATTTAACGCTCTGAATGTGGATCCTGTGCTCAATATGCTGGTGTTTGGAGAGAGCATCCTGAATGATGCAGTGTCCATCGTGTTAACAAA ccctacttttgaagctgaaataatgagtggattaagcttggacttggaataa